The Pseudorca crassidens isolate mPseCra1 chromosome 3, mPseCra1.hap1, whole genome shotgun sequence genome includes the window AGTACAGAGTCCCAGATGGCATGGTGGGACTAAGTGAGTGTGGGTCAGCCGTGATCAGGGATGCCCGTTATCCCCCTGTCTCTGGGACAGTCTCCCAGGCGCCCCCGGCAGCCCGGGAACCTCTGGTCTGAAAGAGCCCATTTCATGCTCTCTCTGTCCCCATCCTCTCTGGCCGGGGGGATGGCAGAGCTCTCAAGTTGGCtgctccacccccccaccctcaccccccgaACATCAGCGGGACCGGGACCCCCTCCACACAGTCTTCTCAGCGCCAGGCTCCCCGCCTCAATctctgcttttgttctttttctccaccTAGTCATTGGCAGAGGAGGCGAACAGATTAACAAAATCCAGCAGGATTCGGGCTGCAAAGTGCAGATCTCTCCAGGTATGGGAAGCCAGATCTGGGCCAGGACAGGCGCTGGGCTGGGGTGAGCTGAGCTGAGCGGGGCtggggtgtgggcgggggggggggggcgctcttGGGCTTTCTGTCATAATCCTCTGACTGCCGTGATTGGATAGAGGTGAAACGGGCTGGTGTTCATTGAGCACGTTTTATGTGCTAGGCTCTGGCGCCTCAAGGTGTAGCTGCAACTCTTattctcttcagttttctggTGAGTGGGGAGGGCTGGAATGCAGTGCAGGGAGCTGCACCCCAGACCCTGCTCTGACCATGTTGCCACCTGAGCTAAACACCTGGTGGAAAACAGGCGGGAATGTGTGAGGCAGGGGAGCTCATTAGGAAGAAGAGCTGAGGtcaggcctgggttcaagtccagtTCTGCCTGCTCCTTGGCAAGTGCCTGCTTTGCAGGGCTTTCTGAGGGCTCGCCCTGCCTAACCCGTGCCCTTCATTGACTGGAAGCTGCTCGTCATCAGTGGTGATGGACAGGGCCCAGGTTTGGGACTTTCTGGAATCTGCCTTGCTTTCCATCTCatcttttttctaaaagttttgccTCCCTTACTGGATTGTAAGTTTCCTGACCTTGGCCTCGTGTAGAGCAGCCTCCCAAGTGTTTGGGGAGGTAAATTGATCTGTCAGGCCACCGCACGGTGGCAGAAGTAGCCACTGATTGTTCTGGAGGTCTCCTCATCTCCATGGAAAGTTCTCTTGGTGTCTGCAGACCCAAGAAGGCATTGACCctgtcttcttttctctccagACAGCGGTGGCCTACCCGAGCGCAGCGTGTCCTTGACAGGAGCCCCAGAGTCTGTGCAGTAAGTCCCTGGCTGGGCCTGCCACTGACGAGGAGAGTGGCAGAAGCCCTCTGGATCCCTTTGAAGTTGAGGGTGACTCCCACACCATGTCTCTCAAGCCTTGCCCTCTCCAGGGGGCTGTCCTGACACTATGATTCCCATGAATCCTGAGATCTGGGGAACCTGGGCCTGAATAGCCCCACCCCCGAGGACAGGACCATTTGTCATCTGTCAGACCATGTGGGTTGGAATCGCCTACCCTGGGACCTGGGTGGAGCTTCCAGGCCAGTCCTCTCTCAGGTGATGATACCCATTCTTCCCCTTCCCAGGAAAGCAAAGATGATGCTGGATGACATCGTCTCTCGGGGTCGTGGGGGCCCCCCAGGACAGTTCCACGACAACGCCAATGGGGGCCAGAACGGCACAGTGCAGGAGATCATGATCCCTGCGGGGAAGGCCGGCCTGGTTATCGGCAAAGGTGGAGAGACGATTAAGCAGCTGCAGGTAAGGGAgtgggcccctcccctcccaagaAAGTTTCCTCCCTGGGGCTGTGCGTCTGCACACCACTGCCCCCAGCCGCTTTGCCAGGGTCCTTCATCCTTTTTTATCACACCTGGCCCCCCACACGCCCCAGAAAGTCCTTTGAGAGCTCAGCACTGACTCTCAACCTTGGCTGTAAAGGAACGGGCTGGAGTGAAGATGATTTTGATCCAAGATGGATCGCAGAACACAAATGTGGACAAACCGCTCCGGATCATTGGAGACCCTTACAAAGTACAGGTGAGCGCACCCTGGGGGCTGGCGAGGGGttctggggcagagagagggcaggcaggtgagcTGGAGATTCATATGCAAGTGGAGAGGTTTTTGAGAGCGCTGGCTTTGAAGTCAGCCCAGGACTTGTTCTCTGCTGAACTCTGCCTCCTGGCCGTTTGTACGTGAGCAGGTGGCCTAAACTCCAGAAGATGGGGGTGCTCACCACATGTGTCTCTTAGGGCGGCGGATAAAGAGCTCGGCACACGTGCGCTGGTCCTTAGCTTAGGCCCGTGACCCCTGGGCACGCGGTGGGGCGGCGGTGCTTATGTGAGCGCTGTGCTTCGTGTGTTTGCAGCAAGCCTGTGAGATGGTGATGGACATCCTTCGGGAGCGTGACCAGGGTGGCTTCGGGGACCGGAACGAGTATGGATCCCGGATCGGCGGGGGCATCGATGTGAGTGCAGGCTTCCCCAGGTGGATGGAGtgccagggtgggcagggggtggggggtgttggGCAGCAGAGGGCCGCAGGCTGGGGACAGAGCCCAGCTGACTCTCCTGCGTCCCACCCACCCTCAGGTGCCAGTGCCCAGGCATTCTGTGGGGGTGGTCATCGGCCGGAGTGGAGAGATGATCAAGAAGATCCAGAATGACGCGGGTGTTCGGATACAGTTTAAACAAGGTCAGGGGCCAGCCAGGCGTCCGCTGGGCATGTGGACATGTTGACCAGGTCTGTCCGCTGAGGAGCACTCTTGGGGTCCACTGAGGGCAGCTTGGCACCAGGGTTAGCCTGTTGAGCCTCTGCGGTGCCTCATTACTCCTAGACCAGCAGGACATGCCTCATCACCTCCCCCCCGGTGGGACAGCCACGTGAGAAAGTGGGTGACAGGCAGGCTTTCCAAGTCGAAGGGGGGAGtatgtttttctctcctttcaaactctctctttcctctcccccgCCCGAGGGCTCTCCTGACCAAGCCCCCGGGGCCCCTGGGCTGGGTTAACTTGCACGGCCCCGGCTCTGGGCTCCTGCCAACCGCAGTGAGGGTGTCTGAGTGGCTggtctgtggggaggagggactCCTCTGTGCTTTTGAGAGATATGTTGTCAGTTCTGAGTTCTGTCAAGTGCATCCGTTAGTTCTGGGGGATACCCGATGCAGAAAGAAGCCTCATCCACCACCTTGCCTTAGCTGGTTGGTTTCCTTCTCTGGCAACGTGGGCCCGCCGGCCTTTCTCGGCCCCTGAATACGTGGAGGGCGGCGAGCAGCACTTTGAGGCTGAGATATTTCAGACACCTAGCCTGGCCCAGCTTCTGCCCTGAAGAGGCGGTGTTACGGGGGTTTGGAGTTGTGCTTCTCTCATAATTGCGTTTCTGTTCTCTGGGTGCTGCCTCAGATGATGGGACGGGTCCTGAGAAGATAGCTCACATAATGGGGCCCCCAGACCGGTGTGAGCACGCCGCGAGGATCATCAATGATCTCCTCCAGAGCCTCAGGGTGGGTGGCGTCGGCTGTGCTGAGAAGGGCTGGTGGGGACAGAGGGGCCAGGCTGGATTCCTGTGTTAATCCtccatctcctccctcccctgcagaGTGGTCCCCCGGGCCCTCCAGGGGGTCCTGGCATGCCCCCAGGGGGCCGAGGTCGAGGAAGAGGCCAAGGCAACTGGGGCCCTCCCGGTGGGGAGATGACCTTCTCCATTCCCACTCACAAGTGTGGGCTGGTCATCGGCCGAGGTGAGGAGCCCTTCCATGGGCCCCATCCCTCCCCcgctctcctcccaccctcccttcatGGCCTGTGGCTCCCGCAGGTGGCGAGAACGTGAAAGCCATAAACCAGCAGACGGGCGCCTTTGTAGAGATCTCCCGGCAGCTGCCACCCAACGGGGACCCCAACTTCAAATTGTTCATCATCCGGGGCTCGCCCCAGCAGATCGACCACGCCAAGCAGCTCATCGAGGAGAAGATCgaggtgggctggggaggggctctGGGAGCCTGGGCCCGGctccttctccccctccactGACTTGTCCGATTCTCTTTCCTCCAGGGTCCCCTCTGCCCAGTGGGACCAGGCCCCGGGGGCCCAGGCCCTGCCGGCCCCATGGGACCCTTCAACCCCGGGCCCTTCAATCAGGGGCCACCCGGGGCTCCCCCTCAGTGAGTATCCCTGCCGGCTCCCTGGGGTTTGGGGTGGGGTAGGGCTGTGCTGGCAGGGAGACTGGAAGACCCTGTGTCCATTCCCTCCGCTGAGATGGCCAGCCCCGCCTCGTGGAAGTGCTGAGCGTTTGGCCCCAGACATGATCCCTGCTGGCCCCCTGTTTACAGACACATTCTTAAAAGATGCCACAGGTGTTgcccctggtctccacccacgtGTATATCCATGCATGGTGCGCTCGGGGACTTGCACTTCCTTGAGTCAGCACAGCCTGTGGCGTTTGCATCGGTCATCTCATGCCCTTCCCTGGGCCAGGAACCCGCAGCGCCACTCAAGGGGTGCTCTGGGTCCCCGTCCAAGCTGTGGCCATCCTCTGTGGGGACCCAGGAGCAACCTGGCTCATGTGTTCCCCATTCTCGTCCTGCAGTGCTGGAGGCCCCCCTCCTCACCAGTAcccaccccagggctggggcaaTACCTACCCTCAGTGGCAGCCGCCTGCTCCTCACGACCCGAGTAAGTGGAAGGACCTGACCCGGGCAGGCGGAGAGGGGCCAGCTTTCTGGGCCACCGCTCAGCCCACACGTCCTCCTCCCGCAGATAAAGCCGCAGCTGCCGCTGCAGACCCCAACGCCGCCTGGGCCGCCTACTACTCACACTACTACCAGCAGcccccaggccctgtgccaggcccAGCACCGGCCCCCGCGGCCCCGCCCACCCAGGGCGAGCCCCCTCAGCCTCCACCTGCCGGCCAGTCGGACTACACTAAGGCCTGGGAGGAGTACTACAAGAAGATCGGTGAGTGCCTGGGCCACGGCGGGGGCTTGGGTCAGCCAGCGAGCGGTGGGCGGGTGGGTGGCCGTGTCCCCAGGCTGGGCTCTGACCTCGGAGCCTGTGTCCACAGGCCAGCAGCCCCAGCAGCCCGGCGCGCCCCCGCAGCAGGACTACACGAAGGCCTGGGAGGAGTACTACAAGAAGCAGGGTGAGCCGGCGGGGCCGCGGGGGGCAGGACCGGGCTCGCCCTCGTGCCGGCCACACTCACCCGCCCTCTGCCCCTCCACAGCTCAAGTGGCCACGGGAGGGGGTCCAGGAGCACCCCCAGGCTCCCAGCCAGACTACAGTGCCGCCTGGGCCGAATATTACAGACAGCAAGCCGCTTACTACGGACAGACTCCAGGTCCTGGCggcccccagcctccacccacaCAGCAGGGACAGCAGCAGGCAAGTGGGAATTgccaccctcctcctcctcctttctccttccaaCCCCCGGCTACCGTCCATCCTGCCTTAGTGGGTAGCGCCGGAAATCCCTTCCCCTGCGGGGTGTGTCCTTGATGCCTGCAGCGGGGGCCGCGTGGCCAGAGGTCTCCGGGAGTCCCCACGCGCCGGGGGAAGTGTGTGCTGGGTCCAGAGGTTAAACGAAGAGGCCTCCCTCCGCCGGCCCGCTTGTTCCTGTGTAACGCTGTCATGATGCTGGGGGAGACCgcgcaaaacaaataaaaggaggaACTGTTGAACTGGTGGGtagtcctgggggtggggggcaggccgTCCGCTCAGATGCTGGTCGCCATCCTGGCTGCTAACTCACTCAAAATCTGGCCACTTGGGAAGAAAACGGATATTTTTTCCCCGCTCTGCATTACTTTcatggtttttgttcttttgattcttttatttttgaaaccaCGATCTCTCCCCGCGTGTCCAAGTGACTGTGTGTACTGCAAGCGGCCCCGTGCGGCTCGGCCGTGGCCTGGCCGTGGCTCCTCCTGTGGCTCCTCCCGTGGGCTGTGGGGAGGTGCCGAGGGGCCTGGGCCCTCCCGCTCCGCCCAGGCTCGGCCTCTCTGCTCCCGTGCCTGCCTTGTGTCCTGGTCTTGTCTGTGAAGTGGGCATGACGATCGCTGCCACCTTCCAACCTACCTCACAGGGGTGTTGTGGGGACACCGTGATCTCTGACTGTCATGTTGTGATGCGCCGGGCCGCCAGCCCTCCTTCCTGAAGACagggcccctcccccctcccctcccctcccctcccctccctcgctCCCAGCCCTGAGCGCTTCTCTcccgccctctctctctctctctctctctctctctctctctctctctctctctctctctctctctctctctcttctctctctctctctctctctctctctcccccctcctccctccctctccctccctctctctccccctccctccctctctccctgcttcttCTTCCTTTGTGTCACTCTCTCCTCCATCAGGGAGCCAGTCTGACTTCAGCCGAGCCCCGGAGCACTGACTAGACAGCTACAGACACATCCTTCGGCCTGCGCTCGCCACAGGCTCGGGAGAGGGGCTTCCTGGCCCCCTCCTCGCCCCCGTCCCCCAGTCTCCCGCCTCCCCTCCTGTAGTGACCAAttcctatctcttccctctccgCAGGCTCAATGAATCGAATGAATGTGaacttcttcatctgtgaaaatctattattattttttttccattttgttctgtttgggggctttttgtttgtttttcttccgtTTGTTTGTCGAGAGAGCGATGGCTGCCAAGGGGGTGTGCTTGGGGAGCCCTCGCTGTGAGTGGCTTGGAGGTTGCAGCACAGGCGGTGCCGggctctcgctctctcgctctctcgctcaTTCTGTGTGTCTcacatgctttttttctttcaaaattgggaTCTTTCATGTTGAGCCAGCCATAGAAGATAGCGAGAACTAAatctctgcaaaaaaaaaaaaaaaaaaaaaaaaattaaaaattaaaaagcaaaacaaaacctataaaattatatatatatatattaaaaaatctctatcatccccccccccgccccaccccagcgTTCCTGACACTGCCTCTTTCAGGAGAAAGCAATTCATTCACTCCCTACTACCACCCTTGGCCctcttcatgtttttaaaataaacttttaaaaaggaaaaaaaagtcactcttgctatttcttttttttagttagaGTTGGAACATTCCATGGACCAGGTATTGGTATTGCAGGAACCCCGCCCCGCGTCAGGCAGCCCCGCACTCAGCCTCTCTGCTCCTCCTCTTGCTCTTCCTTccaccccagcccagctcccccGCCGCccacccctcccgccccccacccccaggactgGTCTGTCGTGTTTCATCGGTTCAAGAGGACATTGAAACTGAAAACAGttgagaacaaaacaaacaaaaaattgtatggcagtttttactttttatcgCTCGTTTTTAACTTCACAAATAAATGATAACAAAACCTCCCCGTGTCTGCCGGGtgccgtctctctctctctctccctgtagACTTTTGAAGCAGATGTTTGTTCTTTATAGATGTTGTAAAAGCCTGATGACGGTGATTGGAAATTACAAGCTTTGTGttgtgttggtttttttgttgtttttttttttttaaccagaattaaaagaaaagatagtTTTCTGCAGGCGCATTGTGCTTTCCTaactctgccccccaccccttttttggTTAAATAA containing:
- the KHSRP gene encoding far upstream element-binding protein 2 isoform X2, whose translation is MSDYSTGGPPPGPPPPAGGGGGSGGAGGAGGGPPSGPPGAGDRGGGGPGGGGPGGGSAGGPSQPPGGGGPGIRKDAFADAVQRARQIAAKIGGDAATTVNNSTPDFGFGGQKRQLEDGDQPESKKLASQGDSISSQLGPIHPPPRTSMTEEYRVPDGMVGLIIGRGGEQINKIQQDSGCKVQISPDSGGLPERSVSLTGAPESVQKAKMMLDDIVSRGRGGPPGQFHDNANGGQNGTVQEIMIPAGKAGLVIGKGGETIKQLQERAGVKMILIQDGSQNTNVDKPLRIIGDPYKVQQACEMVMDILRERDQGGFGDRNEYGSRIGGGIDVPVPRHSVGVVIGRSGEMIKKIQNDAGVRIQFKQDDGTGPEKIAHIMGPPDRCEHAARIINDLLQSLRSGPPGPPGGPGMPPGGRGRGRGQGNWGPPGGEMTFSIPTHKCGLVIGRGGENVKAINQQTGAFVEISRQLPPNGDPNFKLFIIRGSPQQIDHAKQLIEEKIEGPLCPVGPGPGGPGPAGPMGPFNPGPFNQGPPGAPPHAGGPPPHQYPPQGWGNTYPQWQPPAPHDPNKAAAAAADPNAAWAAYYSHYYQQPPGPVPGPAPAPAAPPTQGEPPQPPPAGQSDYTKAWEEYYKKIGQQPQQPGAPPQQDYTKAWEEYYKKQAQVATGGGPGAPPGSQPDYSAAWAEYYRQQAAYYGQTPGPGGPQPPPTQQGQQQAQ
- the KHSRP gene encoding far upstream element-binding protein 2 isoform X1: MSDYSTGGPPPGPPPPAGGGGGSGGAGGAGGGPPSGPPGAGDRGGGGPGGGGPGGGSAGGPSQPPGGGGPGIRKDAFADAVQRARQIAAKIGGDAATTVNNSTPDFGFGGQKRQLEDGDQPESKKLASQGDSISSQLGPIHPPPRTSMTEEYRVPDGMVGLIIGRGGEQINKIQQDSGCKVQISPDSGGLPERSVSLTGAPESVQKAKMMLDDIVSRGRGGPPGQFHDNANGGQNGTVQEIMIPAGKAGLVIGKGGETIKQLQERAGVKMILIQDGSQNTNVDKPLRIIGDPYKVQQACEMVMDILRERDQGGFGDRNEYGSRIGGGIDVPVPRHSVGVVIGRSGEMIKKIQNDAGVRIQFKQDDGTGPEKIAHIMGPPDRCEHAARIINDLLQSLRSGPPGPPGGPGMPPGGRGRGRGQGNWGPPGGEMTFSIPTHKCGLVIGRGGENVKAINQQTGAFVEISRQLPPNGDPNFKLFIIRGSPQQIDHAKQLIEEKIEGPLCPVGPGPGGPGPAGPMGPFNPGPFNQGPPGAPPHAGGPPPHQYPPQGWGNTYPQWQPPAPHDPNKAAAAAADPNAAWAAYYSHYYQQPPGPVPGPAPAPAAPPTQGEPPQPPPAGQSDYTKAWEEYYKKIGQQPQQPGAPPQQDYTKAWEEYYKKQAQVATGGGPGAPPGSQPDYSAAWAEYYRQQAAYYGQTPGPGGPQPPPTQQGQQQASGNCHPPPPPFSFQPPATVHPALVGSAGNPFPCGVCP
- the KHSRP gene encoding far upstream element-binding protein 2 isoform X5, with amino-acid sequence MSDYSTGGSAGGPSQPPGGGGPGIRKDAFADAVQRARQIAAKIGGDAATTVNNSTPDFGFGGQKRQLEDGDQPESKKLASQGDSISSQLGPIHPPPRTSMTEEYRVPDGMVGLIIGRGGEQINKIQQDSGCKVQISPDSGGLPERSVSLTGAPESVQKAKMMLDDIVSRGRGGPPGQFHDNANGGQNGTVQEIMIPAGKAGLVIGKGGETIKQLQERAGVKMILIQDGSQNTNVDKPLRIIGDPYKVQQACEMVMDILRERDQGGFGDRNEYGSRIGGGIDVPVPRHSVGVVIGRSGEMIKKIQNDAGVRIQFKQDDGTGPEKIAHIMGPPDRCEHAARIINDLLQSLRSGPPGPPGGPGMPPGGRGRGRGQGNWGPPGGEMTFSIPTHKCGLVIGRGGENVKAINQQTGAFVEISRQLPPNGDPNFKLFIIRGSPQQIDHAKQLIEEKIEGPLCPVGPGPGGPGPAGPMGPFNPGPFNQGPPGAPPHAGGPPPHQYPPQGWGNTYPQWQPPAPHDPNKAAAAAADPNAAWAAYYSHYYQQPPGPVPGPAPAPAAPPTQGEPPQPPPAGQSDYTKAWEEYYKKIGQQPQQPGAPPQQDYTKAWEEYYKKQAQVATGGGPGAPPGSQPDYSAAWAEYYRQQAAYYGQTPGPGGPQPPPTQQGQQQASGNCHPPPPPFSFQPPATVHPALVGSAGNPFPCGVCP
- the KHSRP gene encoding far upstream element-binding protein 2 isoform X3; this encodes MSDYSTGGGSAGGPSQPPGGGGPGIRKDAFADAVQRARQIAAKIGGDAATTVNNSTPDFGFGGQKRQLEDGDQPESKKLASQGDSISSQLGPIHPPPRTSMTEEYRVPDGMVGLIIGRGGEQINKIQQDSGCKVQISPDSGGLPERSVSLTGAPESVQKAKMMLDDIVSRGRGGPPGQFHDNANGGQNGTVQEIMIPAGKAGLVIGKGGETIKQLQERAGVKMILIQDGSQNTNVDKPLRIIGDPYKVQQACEMVMDILRERDQGGFGDRNEYGSRIGGGIDVPVPRHSVGVVIGRSGEMIKKIQNDAGVRIQFKQDDGTGPEKIAHIMGPPDRCEHAARIINDLLQSLRSGPPGPPGGPGMPPGGRGRGRGQGNWGPPGGEMTFSIPTHKCGLVIGRGGENVKAINQQTGAFVEISRQLPPNGDPNFKLFIIRGSPQQIDHAKQLIEEKIEGPLCPVGPGPGGPGPAGPMGPFNPGPFNQGPPGAPPHAGGPPPHQYPPQGWGNTYPQWQPPAPHDPNKAAAAAADPNAAWAAYYSHYYQQPPGPVPGPAPAPAAPPTQGEPPQPPPAGQSDYTKAWEEYYKKIGQQPQQPGAPPQQDYTKAWEEYYKKQAQVATGGGPGAPPGSQPDYSAAWAEYYRQQAAYYGQTPGPGGPQPPPTQQGQQQASGNCHPPPPPFSFQPPATVHPALVGSAGNPFPCGVCP
- the KHSRP gene encoding far upstream element-binding protein 2 isoform X4; amino-acid sequence: MSDYSPGGGSAGGPSQPPGGGGPGIRKDAFADAVQRARQIAAKIGGDAATTVNNSTPDFGFGGQKRQLEDGDQPESKKLASQGDSISSQLGPIHPPPRTSMTEEYRVPDGMVGLIIGRGGEQINKIQQDSGCKVQISPDSGGLPERSVSLTGAPESVQKAKMMLDDIVSRGRGGPPGQFHDNANGGQNGTVQEIMIPAGKAGLVIGKGGETIKQLQERAGVKMILIQDGSQNTNVDKPLRIIGDPYKVQQACEMVMDILRERDQGGFGDRNEYGSRIGGGIDVPVPRHSVGVVIGRSGEMIKKIQNDAGVRIQFKQDDGTGPEKIAHIMGPPDRCEHAARIINDLLQSLRSGPPGPPGGPGMPPGGRGRGRGQGNWGPPGGEMTFSIPTHKCGLVIGRGGENVKAINQQTGAFVEISRQLPPNGDPNFKLFIIRGSPQQIDHAKQLIEEKIEGPLCPVGPGPGGPGPAGPMGPFNPGPFNQGPPGAPPHAGGPPPHQYPPQGWGNTYPQWQPPAPHDPNKAAAAAADPNAAWAAYYSHYYQQPPGPVPGPAPAPAAPPTQGEPPQPPPAGQSDYTKAWEEYYKKIGQQPQQPGAPPQQDYTKAWEEYYKKQAQVATGGGPGAPPGSQPDYSAAWAEYYRQQAAYYGQTPGPGGPQPPPTQQGQQQASGNCHPPPPPFSFQPPATVHPALVGSAGNPFPCGVCP